A genomic stretch from Campylobacter lari subsp. concheus includes:
- a CDS encoding HAD family hydrolase — protein MINVIFDMDGTLIDSANAIVCAVNEIRADFNLKPLKREFILDTINTPGENYAKIFYGVDTYSHTSFKEGYEKYFIKHYDQSVVLFDGVLEVLEFCKKNDCYLAIATNAPQESLVPILKKQNILSYFDKILGVSYGIEAKPDPMMLRLITDEAKYEKSVFIGDSLKDRLCAKNAKMDYIHISWQKEIKDLDEANDKTTLIEKIQTHMKG, from the coding sequence TTGATAAATGTAATTTTTGATATGGATGGCACACTTATAGATAGTGCTAATGCTATAGTATGTGCGGTAAATGAAATAAGAGCAGATTTCAATTTAAAACCTTTAAAAAGAGAGTTCATTTTAGATACTATCAATACTCCTGGAGAAAATTATGCTAAGATTTTTTATGGGGTAGATACTTACTCACATACTAGCTTTAAAGAAGGTTATGAGAAGTATTTTATCAAGCATTATGATCAAAGCGTGGTACTTTTTGATGGTGTGCTTGAGGTTTTGGAATTTTGTAAAAAAAATGATTGTTATCTGGCTATAGCTACTAATGCACCTCAAGAAAGCTTGGTGCCTATTTTAAAAAAACAAAACATTCTTTCATATTTTGATAAAATATTAGGTGTTAGTTATGGTATAGAAGCTAAGCCCGATCCCATGATGCTAAGATTAATCACAGATGAAGCAAAATATGAAAAAAGTGTTTTTATAGGCGATAGTTTAAAAGACAGGCTTTGTGCTAAAAATGCTAAGATGGATTATATACACATTTCTTGGCAAAAAGAAATTAAAGACTTAGATGAAGCTAATGATAAAACTACTTTAATAGAAAAAATTCAAACTCACATGAAAGGTTAA
- a CDS encoding cation:proton antiporter, translating into MDAFITLFLTAVAVAVVLNVILKKFGIPTIIGYIATGLFVREFYGFSTNEIIIHVAEFGIVFLMFTIGLEFSFKHLLAMKKEVFLNGSLQMLTCGLVCTLLVTYILGIANHIAMIAGFALALSSTAIVLKILNDSGDINEEYGRKALGILLFQDIAVIPLLLMIDIFSSQNADISKLLFTTLVSAVILLVLLYFIGKYLFTYVLKFIIKTNANEIFIATILFTVIGASFLAHSFGFSYSLGAFIAGALIAETKYKHKIEADLVPFRDLLLGFFFISVGLQIDFHIVFENWFLIFVFVSLVLLIKFVVIYGLLILYTRKRVALKTALSISQIGEFALAVFSLMQVNSLIDEKTAQIFIIVSIITMVATPFILNNLRKIANAAEGEQSDMAKFYLCDQKMKDHFIVFGYTRLGQEVVQKIKKTGIPYLVLESDLNLVELGRSRNENVFFANVAQVETLKVANIEECSVAIITISNEAKLDMLYQVLSNFNKPIQTVLKTSGTGAKIIFPHTDKHLHIVDAEASIARNLVQEALQCRINTSAAE; encoded by the coding sequence GTGGATGCTTTTATAACTTTATTTTTAACTGCAGTAGCAGTTGCTGTCGTACTTAATGTTATACTTAAAAAATTTGGAATTCCAACCATTATAGGCTATATAGCCACAGGTTTATTTGTGCGTGAATTTTATGGTTTTAGCACCAATGAAATCATTATCCATGTGGCTGAGTTTGGTATAGTTTTTTTAATGTTTACCATAGGACTTGAATTTTCATTTAAGCATCTTTTGGCAATGAAAAAAGAAGTGTTTTTAAATGGAAGTTTGCAAATGCTAACTTGCGGCTTGGTTTGTACTTTACTTGTAACTTATATTTTAGGTATAGCAAATCATATAGCAATGATAGCAGGTTTTGCCCTAGCTTTATCCTCCACAGCTATAGTTTTAAAAATACTTAATGATAGTGGCGATATCAATGAAGAATATGGCCGAAAAGCTTTGGGAATTTTGCTTTTTCAAGATATTGCCGTAATACCACTGCTGTTGATGATTGATATATTTAGCTCTCAAAACGCTGATATTTCAAAGCTTTTATTTACAACCTTAGTCAGCGCTGTGATTTTACTTGTTTTGCTTTATTTTATAGGTAAATACCTTTTTACTTATGTTTTAAAATTTATCATTAAGACTAATGCAAATGAAATTTTCATCGCTACTATTCTTTTTACCGTAATAGGAGCAAGTTTTTTAGCACATTCTTTTGGTTTTTCTTACTCGCTTGGAGCATTCATAGCTGGAGCTTTGATAGCAGAAACTAAATATAAACATAAAATAGAAGCAGATTTAGTTCCTTTTAGGGATTTACTTTTAGGATTTTTCTTTATTAGTGTTGGCTTGCAAATTGATTTTCATATAGTTTTTGAAAATTGGTTTTTGATTTTTGTTTTTGTAAGCTTGGTATTGTTAATAAAGTTTGTAGTAATTTATGGTCTTTTAATCCTTTATACAAGAAAAAGAGTGGCGTTAAAAACTGCTTTGAGTATTTCTCAAATTGGAGAATTTGCTCTAGCGGTGTTTTCGCTAATGCAAGTAAATTCACTTATAGATGAAAAAACGGCACAAATTTTTATTATAGTTTCTATTATCACTATGGTTGCAACACCTTTTATTTTAAATAATCTTAGAAAAATAGCCAACGCAGCTGAAGGTGAACAAAGTGATATGGCTAAATTTTATCTATGTGATCAAAAAATGAAAGATCATTTTATCGTTTTTGGTTATACAAGATTGGGTCAAGAAGTAGTGCAAAAGATCAAAAAAACAGGTATTCCATATCTAGTTTTAGAAAGTGATTTAAATTTAGTTGAGCTTGGGCGTAGTAGAAATGAAAATGTATTTTTTGCAAATGTAGCCCAAGTAGAAACACTAAAGGTAGCTAATATAGAAGAATGTTCGGTTGCTATTATAACTATAAGCAATGAAGCTAAACTTGACATGCTCTATCAAGTACTTTCTAATTTCAATAAACCTATACAAACGGTTTTAAAAACAAGTGGCACAGGTGCTAAGATTATTTTCCCACACACTGATAAACATTTACACATTGTAGATGCTGAAGCTTCAATAGCTAGAAATTTAGTACAAGAAGCATTGCAATGCAGAATCAATACAAGTGCAGCAGAATGA
- a CDS encoding heat shock protein transcriptional repressor HspR, with amino-acid sequence MEHSYDEPVYLISVVAKVLSIHPQTLRQYEKEGLVEPSRTDGKMRLYSQKDIDRIKMILRLTRDLGVNLAGVDVILKLKTKIDEFENTIEELRLELDRRDNPSKSRAVVKHRSNFDLIFLEKIK; translated from the coding sequence ATGGAGCATAGTTATGATGAACCAGTGTATCTTATAAGTGTTGTTGCAAAGGTTTTAAGCATACACCCACAAACTCTAAGACAATATGAAAAAGAAGGTTTGGTTGAACCAAGTAGAACCGATGGTAAAATGAGACTATATTCTCAAAAAGATATAGATAGAATCAAAATGATTTTACGCTTAACAAGAGATCTTGGAGTTAATTTGGCTGGTGTTGATGTGATTTTAAAGCTAAAAACAAAAATTGATGAGTTTGAAAATACCATTGAAGAATTGAGATTAGAACTTGATAGAAGAGATAATCCTTCAAAATCAAGAGCAGTAGTAAAACACAGAAGCAATTTTGACTTAATTTTTTTAGAAAAAATAAAATAA
- a CDS encoding co-chaperone-curved DNA binding protein A — MSNSLYETLGVSQNASADEIKKAYRKLARQYHPDINKEAGAEEKFKEINAAYEILSDEKKRAQYDRYGDSMFGGQSFHDFSRNAGGADINDILNNIFGGGFGGFGRGFSSSNNFRSGFGGFGGFEEDLDLQASVKIPFEKGILGGEHTININNEQVKIKIPHGIKDGEKLRIRGKGKSFQGQKGDLILKVELEKSDEYEREDDDLYKKVEISLKTALFGDKISVHTPRKEVKITIPPNSKNNQKIRLKGYGVQNRKTDLYGDMYLILNVKIPDINSLDPEFVKILEEKLP; from the coding sequence ATGAGTAATAGTTTATATGAAACACTAGGTGTTTCGCAAAATGCTAGTGCAGATGAAATAAAAAAAGCTTATAGAAAATTAGCAAGACAATATCACCCAGATATCAATAAAGAAGCAGGTGCTGAGGAAAAATTTAAAGAAATCAACGCCGCTTATGAAATTTTAAGTGATGAGAAAAAAAGAGCTCAATATGATAGATACGGTGATTCCATGTTTGGTGGACAAAGTTTTCATGATTTTTCAAGAAATGCAGGCGGAGCTGATATTAATGATATTTTAAATAATATTTTCGGCGGAGGCTTTGGAGGCTTTGGTAGAGGTTTTAGTTCTAGTAATAATTTTAGAAGTGGTTTTGGGGGTTTTGGGGGTTTTGAAGAGGATCTAGATTTGCAAGCAAGTGTTAAAATTCCTTTTGAGAAAGGAATTTTAGGTGGTGAACACACAATAAATATCAATAACGAACAAGTTAAAATCAAAATTCCACATGGCATAAAAGATGGCGAAAAGCTACGCATACGAGGTAAAGGAAAAAGCTTTCAAGGACAAAAAGGAGATTTGATTTTAAAGGTAGAGCTTGAAAAAAGTGATGAATATGAAAGAGAAGATGATGATTTATACAAAAAGGTTGAAATTAGTTTAAAAACAGCACTCTTTGGAGATAAAATCAGCGTACATACTCCAAGAAAAGAAGTTAAAATCACCATACCTCCAAATTCAAAAAACAATCAAAAAATCAGACTTAAAGGTTATGGGGTACAAAATAGAAAAACAGATCTTTATGGAGATATGTATTTAATTTTAAATGTAAAAATACCTGATATTAATAGCCTTGATCCTGAATTTGTAAAAATTTTAGAAGAAAAATTACCTTAA
- a CDS encoding DegQ family serine endoprotease, with product MKKTMVLSLALATSLFSASIDFKQAEDNIQRSLPTDNQNTILSYHNSIQKVKNSVVNISTSKTVQSNSFGIDDFFNDPYFKQFFGFDFPQAPKSKKNKKEVVSSLGSGVIISNDGYIITNNHVIEDAEKITVNLPDSSTEYKAKLIGADPKTDLAVIKIEAKNLPAVVFADSDKLLEGDVVFALGNPFGVGSSVTSGIISALNKNNIGLNQYENFIQTDASINPGNSGGALVDSRGALVGINSAILSRSGGNNGIGFAIPSNMAKSIAQKLIEHGKIERGYLGVVIGALTQDIKKAYTNQEGALITEVQKDSAAYSAGLKRGDLIIKVDKTVIKSPMDLKNYIGSIDPKQAIEVTYERDNKVKTAKFMLKTDEKSLQYEKGYIDGLKLVELDSKNKQQYRIPENIGGILITEVTPKSKAEKIGFEQGDIIIGIDQYEVSNFKELSKALELNKGKEYVKIWINRGGMVRALLF from the coding sequence ATGAAAAAAACTATGGTTCTTTCTTTGGCATTGGCAACTAGTCTTTTTAGTGCTAGTATTGATTTTAAACAAGCTGAAGATAATATTCAAAGATCTTTACCAACTGATAATCAAAATACTATACTCTCTTATCATAATTCTATACAAAAAGTTAAAAATTCAGTTGTGAATATCTCAACTTCTAAAACCGTTCAAAGCAATTCCTTTGGGATTGATGATTTTTTCAATGATCCTTATTTTAAACAATTTTTTGGTTTTGATTTTCCGCAAGCTCCAAAAAGTAAAAAAAATAAAAAAGAAGTAGTAAGTTCACTTGGATCTGGTGTAATTATTTCAAACGATGGTTATATTATAACAAATAATCATGTTATAGAAGATGCTGAAAAAATCACTGTAAATTTACCTGATTCAAGCACTGAATATAAAGCTAAATTAATCGGTGCTGATCCTAAAACAGATTTAGCAGTAATAAAAATAGAAGCAAAAAATTTACCTGCTGTGGTTTTTGCTGATTCGGATAAATTATTAGAAGGTGATGTAGTATTTGCGCTAGGTAATCCTTTTGGTGTTGGAAGCAGTGTTACGAGTGGAATTATCTCGGCCTTAAACAAAAACAATATAGGTTTAAATCAATACGAAAATTTCATTCAAACGGATGCTTCAATTAATCCTGGAAATTCAGGTGGGGCTTTAGTTGATAGTAGAGGGGCTTTAGTCGGGATAAACTCAGCCATACTTTCAAGAAGTGGTGGAAATAATGGCATAGGTTTTGCAATCCCTTCTAATATGGCAAAATCTATTGCACAAAAACTTATCGAGCATGGAAAAATAGAAAGAGGATATTTAGGTGTGGTTATAGGCGCTTTAACTCAAGATATTAAAAAAGCTTATACTAATCAAGAAGGAGCTTTAATAACAGAAGTTCAAAAAGACTCAGCAGCTTATAGTGCAGGATTAAAAAGAGGTGATTTGATTATAAAAGTAGATAAGACTGTGATTAAAAGCCCTATGGATTTAAAAAATTATATAGGAAGTATTGATCCAAAACAAGCTATAGAAGTAACTTATGAAAGAGATAATAAAGTCAAAACAGCTAAATTTATGCTAAAAACAGATGAAAAATCGCTACAATATGAAAAAGGTTATATTGATGGTTTAAAATTAGTAGAGCTTGATTCTAAAAATAAACAACAATACCGCATACCTGAAAATATTGGTGGTATTTTAATCACTGAAGTTACTCCAAAATCAAAAGCAGAAAAAATAGGCTTTGAACAAGGTGATATTATTATAGGTATTGACCAATACGAAGTTTCAAATTTTAAAGAATTATCTAAGGCTTTAGAATTAAATAAAGGCAAAGAATATGTTAAAATTTGGATTAATAGAGGCGGTATGGTTAGAGCTTTACTTTTTTAA
- a CDS encoding response regulator transcription factor: MTNILMIEDDLELAEIIAEYLEQFDMKVDIAHEPYIGLSRLALNPYDLIILDLSLPGLDGLEVCEEIRKKYDTPIIISSARHDISDKVAALDLGADDYLPKPYNPQELQARIKSHLRRISNTKTAQAQVKKDLVYDKYKHTITMKDQEINFTNAEFDILSYLIKKEGGVVSREELVYNCSSISEDSSNKSIDVIISRIRQKIGDDPKTPKYIHSIRGIGYKLTQ, translated from the coding sequence ATGACAAATATTTTAATGATAGAAGATGATTTAGAATTAGCTGAGATTATAGCTGAATATTTAGAGCAATTTGATATGAAAGTAGATATTGCTCATGAGCCTTATATAGGTCTTTCAAGACTTGCTTTAAATCCTTATGATTTAATCATTTTAGATTTGAGCTTACCTGGACTTGATGGGCTTGAAGTATGTGAGGAAATTCGTAAAAAATATGATACACCTATTATCATTTCAAGCGCAAGACATGATATTAGCGATAAGGTTGCAGCTCTTGATTTGGGTGCTGATGATTATTTACCAAAACCATATAATCCTCAAGAACTTCAAGCAAGAATTAAAAGTCATTTAAGAAGAATTTCAAATACAAAAACTGCTCAAGCTCAAGTTAAAAAAGATCTTGTATATGATAAATACAAACATACTATCACTATGAAAGATCAAGAAATTAACTTTACCAATGCTGAATTTGATATTTTAAGTTATTTAATTAAAAAAGAAGGTGGAGTGGTGAGTCGTGAAGAGCTTGTGTATAATTGTAGCTCTATTAGTGAAGATTCTAGTAATAAAAGTATAGATGTAATCATTAGTAGAATCAGACAAAAAATCGGAGATGATCCTAAAACTCCAAAATACATTCATTCAATCAGAGGCATAGGGTATAAATTAACTCAATGA
- a CDS encoding ArsS family sensor histidine kinase: MNKSSIFYTITFVFLLASVSVILAFLWLIKYDQQNYTNELNAKYSFIANARLLYFNHVISEKEFYEQTKNYKMIELTTPSSIRKIIYKAETIARAQTSTGVVEIITLEDSVYLKIIFDGKLYLYKDLEYQGYRYFVIKLIASIVVMVLLILYIFIIRKLKPLRALKRQIDKFGENKLNEIQNVSKGNDEISQVATAFYESILRIQKLNTSRQFFLRNIMHELKTPITKGLITLEMLEDSKYKERLVGAFNRLEILINEFAAIEQITSGAGLINLKKYNILDLLDEAKDIAMSDDEKVKISIKESFSVNVDFKLFTTAMKNMIDNATKYSDENCVTIEITKDYLCFKNKGKALDKDLKYYTQAFTQGKKNKDSFGLGLYIVKTILDSHKLTLYYEYKDGVNHFYFNDIQNIILN; this comes from the coding sequence ATGAATAAATCATCAATTTTTTATACCATAACCTTTGTTTTTTTACTTGCTAGTGTTAGTGTGATTTTAGCATTTTTATGGCTTATAAAATATGATCAGCAAAATTACACTAATGAACTTAATGCAAAATATTCTTTTATAGCTAATGCAAGATTATTGTATTTTAACCATGTAATTAGCGAAAAAGAATTTTATGAGCAAACAAAAAATTACAAGATGATAGAATTAACCACACCATCTTCTATAAGAAAAATCATCTATAAGGCTGAAACCATAGCGCGCGCTCAAACTAGCACAGGTGTGGTTGAAATCATTACTTTAGAAGATAGTGTGTATTTAAAAATCATTTTTGATGGTAAGCTTTATTTGTACAAAGATTTAGAATATCAAGGTTATCGTTATTTTGTGATTAAGCTTATTGCTAGTATAGTAGTAATGGTTTTATTGATTTTATATATTTTTATCATTAGAAAATTAAAACCACTTAGAGCTTTAAAAAGACAAATAGATAAATTTGGCGAAAACAAACTCAATGAAATTCAAAATGTCAGTAAAGGCAATGATGAAATTTCTCAAGTAGCAACAGCCTTTTATGAGTCTATTTTGAGAATTCAAAAACTAAACACTTCAAGGCAATTTTTCTTAAGAAATATTATGCATGAGTTAAAAACCCCTATTACTAAAGGTTTAATTACTTTAGAAATGCTTGAAGATAGCAAATATAAAGAAAGATTAGTAGGCGCTTTTAATCGTTTGGAAATTTTGATTAATGAATTTGCAGCTATTGAACAAATTACTTCGGGCGCTGGTTTAATTAATTTAAAAAAATACAATATCTTAGATCTTTTAGATGAAGCTAAAGATATAGCTATGAGTGATGATGAAAAAGTAAAAATTAGTATCAAAGAAAGTTTTAGCGTCAATGTAGATTTTAAACTTTTTACTACTGCGATGAAAAATATGATAGATAATGCGACAAAATATTCTGATGAAAATTGTGTTACCATAGAAATAACTAAAGATTATCTTTGCTTTAAAAACAAAGGAAAAGCCTTAGATAAAGACTTGAAATACTACACTCAAGCCTTTACGCAAGGAAAGAAAAACAAAGATAGTTTTGGACTCGGATTATATATTGTTAAGACTATTTTAGATTCTCATAAACTTACACTTTATTATGAATATAAAGATGGTGTTAATCATTTTTATTTTAATGATATACAAAATATAATTTTAAACTAG
- a CDS encoding ATP-dependent helicase: MPLSRLNEEQYKAASAPFGHNLIIASAGTGKTSTIVARIAFLLQNGIKPEKIMLLTFTNKASKEMIERLGRYFDKSITSKITAGTFHSTAYSLLKELNHDIILKPASELKILLRSIFEKRTFHHLSDTKPYMPSYLYDVYSLFQNTNANLDEFYNWFCQNYDEQAIYAEIYEDILKEYEEEKARFNYVDFNDLLIKLKHVLASHHFEFDEILVDEYQDTNTLQGSLIDAFKSKSLFCVGDYDQSIYAFNGADISIIGSFKDRFIDANIFTLNKNYRSSKNILALANKVILNNERLYPKELIVTREGDFKAPSLLTFNELFDQYSTIAKIILQSGVNLDEIAVIFRNNSSADGVEVALRELGIASKRKGGGSFFESLEVKNFCSMLAIVLNPKDIMAFIHLLEYTKGVGGVLAKDIFDALLKLGYSSLIKGFLNPDSSVSLKKYKKQSYQLGLFDDIEELASPSRFNLESEFNTHPILSLPKINELCAKNLEKIYLFIKKASECKVSTQLVNLILENDYFKEICDILATKRATNKNSNVDLNKKSEILEKINAKMFVLKELAKNYSDNYKYYNFLTLGASEMSSGSGVNLLSIHASKGLEFELVFVIDLAQGRFPNQKLMSMGGSLEEERRLFYVAVTRAKDTLYLSYAKYDKIKKSNYQPSCFLIEAGMCKEE, encoded by the coding sequence ATGCCCTTATCGCGTTTAAATGAAGAACAATACAAAGCCGCTAGTGCTCCTTTTGGACATAATCTAATCATAGCAAGTGCAGGTACAGGTAAAACTTCAACCATAGTTGCAAGAATAGCTTTTTTACTTCAAAATGGCATAAAGCCTGAAAAAATTATGCTTTTAACTTTTACAAACAAAGCTAGTAAAGAAATGATAGAAAGACTTGGTAGGTATTTTGATAAAAGTATTACTTCAAAAATCACAGCAGGAACCTTTCATAGCACTGCTTATTCTCTACTTAAAGAGTTAAATCATGATATTATTTTAAAACCTGCTAGTGAGCTTAAAATTCTTTTACGTTCTATTTTTGAAAAACGTACTTTTCATCATCTAAGTGATACTAAACCTTATATGCCAAGTTATTTGTATGATGTATATTCTTTATTTCAAAATACTAATGCAAATTTAGATGAATTTTATAATTGGTTTTGTCAAAATTATGATGAACAAGCTATTTATGCTGAAATTTATGAGGATATTTTAAAAGAATACGAAGAAGAAAAAGCACGTTTTAACTATGTAGATTTTAATGATTTATTGATTAAATTAAAACATGTTTTAGCTTCACATCATTTTGAATTTGATGAGATTTTAGTAGATGAATACCAAGATACTAATACTTTACAAGGTTCATTAATTGATGCTTTTAAAAGTAAAAGTTTATTTTGTGTGGGTGATTATGATCAGAGTATCTATGCTTTTAATGGGGCTGATATTTCTATTATAGGAAGTTTTAAAGATAGATTTATCGATGCAAATATTTTTACTTTAAATAAAAACTATCGTTCTAGTAAAAATATACTTGCGCTGGCTAATAAGGTAATTTTAAACAATGAAAGATTATATCCCAAAGAATTGATTGTAACTAGAGAAGGAGATTTTAAGGCACCAAGTTTGCTAACTTTCAATGAATTATTTGATCAATACTCCACCATAGCAAAAATAATCTTACAAAGTGGAGTTAATCTTGATGAAATTGCTGTTATTTTTAGAAACAATTCTAGCGCAGATGGAGTAGAAGTTGCCTTAAGAGAACTTGGTATAGCAAGCAAAAGAAAAGGTGGAGGAAGCTTTTTTGAAAGCTTGGAAGTTAAAAACTTTTGCTCTATGCTTGCAATCGTGCTTAATCCAAAAGATATCATGGCTTTTATACATTTGCTTGAATACACCAAAGGAGTCGGTGGGGTTTTAGCAAAAGATATTTTTGATGCTTTATTAAAACTGGGGTATTCTAGTTTGATTAAAGGTTTTTTAAATCCTGATAGTAGTGTTAGTTTAAAAAAATACAAAAAACAAAGTTACCAACTAGGACTTTTTGATGATATTGAGGAGCTAGCCTCGCCTTCAAGGTTTAATTTAGAAAGTGAATTTAACACCCACCCTATTTTAAGCCTTCCTAAAATCAACGAGCTTTGTGCGAAAAATCTTGAAAAAATTTATCTTTTTATTAAAAAAGCAAGCGAGTGTAAAGTTTCAACTCAGCTTGTAAATTTAATCTTAGAAAATGATTATTTTAAAGAAATTTGTGATATTTTAGCAACCAAAAGAGCGACTAATAAAAACTCCAATGTTGATTTAAATAAAAAAAGTGAAATTTTAGAAAAAATCAATGCGAAAATGTTTGTACTAAAAGAACTTGCTAAAAATTATAGTGATAATTATAAATATTATAATTTTCTTACTCTTGGAGCTAGTGAAATGAGTAGTGGCAGTGGGGTTAATCTTTTAAGTATACATGCTAGTAAGGGGCTTGAGTTTGAGCTTGTATTTGTAATTGATCTTGCACAAGGAAGATTTCCTAACCAAAAACTCATGAGTATGGGTGGAAGTTTAGAAGAAGAAAGAAGGCTTTTTTATGTAGCAGTAACTAGAGCTAAGGATACTTTATACTTAAGCTATGCAAAATATGACAAGATAAAAAAAAGCAATTATCAACCTTCGTGTTTTCTAATCGAAGCAGGTATGTGTAAAGAGGAATAA
- the tpx gene encoding thiol peroxidase — protein MNSVLFKGNKVNLKGNNIQVGDMAPNITLKAKDLSGVEIAPKGKTQIIISVPSLDTPVCATEAREFNKKAAASGVEVIVVSMDLPFAMGRFCSTEGIDNLTVASDFVSKEFGEKYGVLMSDGPLEGILARAVFVVKDGMVAYKELVNEVTELPNMQALESFLGQSCGCGGCGCH, from the coding sequence ATGAATAGTGTATTATTCAAAGGAAATAAAGTAAATTTAAAAGGAAATAACATCCAAGTTGGCGATATGGCTCCAAATATCACCTTAAAAGCTAAAGATCTTTCAGGTGTTGAAATTGCTCCAAAAGGCAAAACTCAAATTATTATCAGCGTGCCAAGCCTTGATACTCCAGTATGTGCAACTGAAGCTAGAGAATTTAATAAAAAAGCGGCAGCAAGCGGTGTAGAAGTAATCGTAGTTAGTATGGACTTACCATTTGCTATGGGTCGTTTTTGCTCAACTGAAGGTATAGATAATTTAACTGTTGCAAGTGATTTTGTTTCTAAAGAATTTGGTGAAAAATATGGTGTTTTAATGTCTGATGGTCCGCTTGAGGGAATTTTAGCTAGAGCAGTGTTTGTAGTTAAAGATGGTATGGTTGCTTATAAAGAATTGGTAAATGAAGTAACAGAACTTCCAAATATGCAAGCTTTAGAAAGTTTCTTAGGTCAAAGTTGCGGATGTGGTGGTTGTGGTTGCCACTAA
- a CDS encoding Crp/Fnr family transcriptional regulator, whose protein sequence is MENFLSRFEIEKQDLKLIQERLQIINIEKDFKVNDKCLGFIKILKGELRAFILTPNAKEITLFHLKENDECVICSECNMDGISYDVFIQSTQNTSIAIIPSSTFQILKEKYPKINNYVLSLITKRFNTLIKVLEQALFMPLSSRICDFLKENASNNTLKITHEALANHLGSAREAVSRILKELEKEGKIKLERSKIILISL, encoded by the coding sequence ATGGAAAATTTTCTTTCTCGTTTTGAAATAGAAAAACAAGATCTCAAACTTATACAAGAGCGCTTACAAATAATAAACATTGAAAAAGACTTTAAGGTCAATGATAAATGTTTAGGATTTATAAAAATTTTAAAAGGCGAGCTTAGAGCTTTTATTTTAACCCCAAATGCAAAAGAAATAACACTTTTCCACCTTAAAGAAAATGATGAATGTGTTATTTGCTCTGAGTGTAATATGGATGGCATATCTTATGATGTTTTCATACAAAGTACTCAAAATACAAGTATAGCCATCATCCCCTCTTCAACTTTTCAAATTTTAAAAGAAAAATACCCAAAAATTAATAATTATGTTTTAAGTTTAATTACCAAGCGTTTTAATACCTTAATCAAAGTTTTAGAACAAGCTTTATTTATGCCTTTATCCTCTAGAATTTGTGATTTTTTGAAAGAAAATGCTAGCAACAATACTTTAAAAATTACTCATGAAGCTTTAGCTAATCACTTAGGAAGCGCCAGAGAGGCTGTTTCAAGAATTTTAAAAGAATTAGAAAAAGAAGGTAAAATCAAACTTGAAAGATCTAAAATAATACTAATTTCTTTGTAA
- a CDS encoding YgaP family membrane protein has protein sequence MSKLERVLRIALAIVVFSLGVYFSTWWGLLGLIPLLTGIFAVCPIRVLSGKQACPLGVCPISKKKN, from the coding sequence ATGAGTAAATTAGAAAGAGTGCTAAGAATAGCTTTAGCCATAGTGGTATTTTCTTTAGGAGTTTATTTTTCAACTTGGTGGGGATTATTGGGTTTAATTCCTTTATTAACAGGTATTTTTGCTGTTTGTCCTATAAGAGTACTTAGTGGAAAACAAGCTTGTCCACTTGGGGTTTGCCCTATTTCTAAAAAGAAAAATTAG